The following coding sequences are from one Deinococcus aerius window:
- a CDS encoding MaoC family dehydratase has translation MHLEDLRARVGQEIALSEWVTVSQEMVSGFADATGDHQFIHVDPERAAQTPFGGPIAHGFLTLSLLAGHLMTAGGAPRLEGARMVVNYGLNRVRFIAPVPVGSRLRNRAVLLNVEDGAGYAQLTVGNTIEIEGAPKPAATAETVMRVYL, from the coding sequence ATGCACCTTGAAGACCTCCGCGCCCGTGTGGGCCAGGAAATCGCCCTCTCCGAGTGGGTCACCGTCAGTCAGGAGATGGTGAGTGGGTTCGCCGACGCGACGGGCGACCACCAGTTCATCCACGTGGACCCCGAGCGGGCCGCACAGACCCCCTTCGGCGGCCCCATCGCGCACGGCTTCCTGACGCTCTCGCTGCTGGCGGGGCACCTCATGACGGCGGGCGGCGCTCCCCGGCTGGAGGGGGCGCGGATGGTCGTGAACTACGGCCTGAACCGCGTACGCTTCATCGCCCCCGTCCCGGTCGGCAGCCGCCTGAGAAACCGCGCCGTGCTGCTTAACGTCGAGGACGGCGCCGGGTACGCCCAACTCACCGTGGGCAACACCATCGAGATCGAGGGGGCACCCAAGCCCGCCGCGACCGCTGAAACGGTGATGCGGGTGTACCTATGA
- a CDS encoding nuclear transport factor 2 family protein: MTGTEEPERLILDFAAAAVAGHAAEFFGRVAHPLYVFVGADGRREGRQPHLEGWRALEEVRRYTSVTPTALTISEVGGSAVATFYERVQGEHAGRPFDRTFLWSAHFVRDGGRWQLLAEHATLVPQGENP, from the coding sequence ATGACGGGCACGGAAGAGCCGGAGCGGCTGATCCTGGACTTCGCCGCCGCTGCCGTGGCCGGGCACGCCGCCGAGTTCTTCGGCCGGGTGGCCCATCCCCTTTACGTGTTCGTCGGCGCCGACGGTCGCCGCGAGGGGAGGCAGCCCCACCTGGAGGGCTGGCGGGCGTTGGAGGAGGTCCGGCGCTACACCTCGGTCACCCCAACGGCTCTGACGATCAGCGAGGTGGGCGGGAGTGCGGTCGCCACCTTCTACGAGCGCGTTCAGGGAGAACATGCGGGCCGACCGTTCGACCGCACGTTCCTCTGGTCGGCACATTTCGTCCGGGATGGGGGCCGCTGGCAACTCCTGGCCGAACACGCCACCCTCGTCCCGCAGGGGGAGAACCCATGA
- a CDS encoding PaaI family thioesterase, whose amino-acid sequence MTRTRSEAQAVAFAQRVLDSQPFSVLVGARVEEMSPTGVVVRVPFRRDLTQHHGFAHGGVQAALADIALTFMGAAALGPSVLTSEFKINFLKPAVGEALVARGSVISAGKRQAVTRCDLFAVQEGGEKLVATALGTIVTADVPPAGGAS is encoded by the coding sequence ATGACCCGGACCAGGAGTGAAGCCCAGGCCGTCGCCTTCGCCCAGCGTGTGCTCGACTCGCAGCCCTTCAGCGTCCTTGTCGGCGCGCGGGTGGAGGAGATGTCGCCCACGGGCGTGGTCGTGCGGGTGCCCTTCCGCCGCGACCTCACCCAGCACCACGGCTTCGCGCACGGCGGTGTGCAGGCCGCGCTCGCGGACATCGCCCTCACCTTTATGGGGGCGGCGGCGCTGGGGCCGAGCGTGCTCACCTCGGAGTTCAAGATCAACTTTTTGAAGCCGGCGGTGGGTGAGGCGCTCGTCGCCCGGGGAAGCGTCATCAGCGCCGGGAAACGGCAGGCGGTGACCCGTTGTGACCTCTTCGCTGTGCAGGAGGGCGGGGAAAAGCTCGTCGCCACGGCGCTGGGCACCATCGTGACGGCGGACGTGCCTCCGGCGGGAGGGGCTTCATGA
- a CDS encoding SMP-30/gluconolactonase/LRE family protein, which produces MRLRTLLGLTLGAGVGWLLLAPTRVRPVAWEGPGLVPSRTGGPYADNGRLNAAELFAPVPGKTAPESVAVDAQGRLYSGFEGGAIVRFQPDGTAPEVFADTGGRPLGLRFHPDGSLLIADALRGLLRVGPEGGEVRVLTTSAEGVPFRFTDDLDVDRAGRFVYFTDASSEYGWPHELLDLLEHGGHGRVLRHDLGTGETTVLARGLNFPNGVTLGPDEAYLLVTETGTARVHRLWLNKDRVDSPESTERSEKRQRRGGGGGRTSGAFPEVREPEPSRREGERAGTLEVFADNLPGYPDNVRYDGAGTFWVALPSRRSPLLDATAQRPWLRRVVARIAERAHLPLPEESMLVGLDLGGRPVAFAQGSGPDSYGYITQVLPVGDNLILSSLHGDTLARVPISQVRS; this is translated from the coding sequence ATGAGGCTCCGCACCCTCCTCGGCCTGACCCTCGGCGCGGGCGTGGGCTGGCTTCTCCTCGCGCCCACGCGGGTTCGCCCGGTGGCCTGGGAGGGGCCGGGCCTCGTTCCTTCCCGCACGGGGGGGCCTTACGCCGACAACGGGCGGCTGAACGCGGCTGAACTCTTCGCCCCCGTGCCGGGCAAAACGGCACCCGAATCCGTGGCGGTGGACGCCCAGGGCCGCCTCTACTCCGGCTTTGAGGGGGGCGCCATCGTCCGTTTTCAGCCGGATGGCACGGCTCCCGAAGTCTTCGCCGACACGGGCGGCCGTCCCCTCGGCCTGCGCTTTCACCCGGACGGCAGCCTCCTGATCGCCGACGCCCTGCGCGGCCTGCTGCGGGTGGGGCCGGAGGGGGGAGAGGTCCGGGTCCTGACCACCAGCGCCGAGGGCGTGCCCTTCCGCTTCACGGACGACCTCGACGTGGACCGGGCGGGCCGCTTCGTGTATTTCACCGACGCTTCGAGCGAATACGGCTGGCCGCACGAACTCCTCGACCTGCTGGAACACGGGGGGCACGGGCGGGTCTTGCGGCACGACCTGGGGACGGGGGAGACGACCGTGCTGGCGCGGGGCCTGAACTTCCCGAACGGGGTCACGCTCGGCCCGGACGAGGCGTACCTCCTCGTGACCGAGACGGGCACCGCGCGGGTTCACCGCCTGTGGCTGAACAAAGATCGCGTTGATTCGCCAGAATCAACCGAGCGGAGCGAGAAGCGACAGAGGCGGGGCGGTGGAGGTGGACGAACCTCCGGTGCCTTTCCGGAGGTTCGGGAGCCGGAGCCGTCTCGCCGTGAGGGCGAGCGGGCCGGAACGCTGGAGGTCTTCGCGGACAACCTCCCCGGCTACCCGGACAACGTGCGCTACGACGGCGCGGGCACCTTCTGGGTCGCGCTGCCCAGTAGGCGCTCGCCGCTGCTGGACGCGACGGCGCAGCGGCCCTGGTTGCGGCGGGTGGTCGCCCGGATCGCCGAACGTGCCCACCTCCCCCTCCCCGAGGAGTCCATGCTCGTCGGGCTCGACCTCGGGGGCCGCCCCGTCGCCTTCGCCCAGGGGAGCGGGCCGGACAGCTACGGTTACATCACCCAGGTGCTCCCGGTCGGGGACAACCTGATCCTGAGTTCGCTCCATGGGGACACCCTCGCCCGCGTGCCCATCTCCCAGGTGCGCTCATGA
- a CDS encoding PaaI family thioesterase has translation MTDPDLSAARERLRLAAETSGFTRFMGTRLKRLEAGLAEIELDLRPDLTQHHGAAHGAVVGYLADTVSAWAASTLAGDVVTSEYKLNLLAPARGEVLWARGEVLRAGRRQVVVRAEVYARSGGEDTLVAAALASITPVGGRPSRETGT, from the coding sequence ATGACGGACCCGGACCTGAGCGCCGCCCGCGAACGGCTCCGGCTCGCGGCAGAGACGAGCGGCTTCACGCGCTTTATGGGCACCCGCCTGAAGCGGCTGGAGGCCGGGCTCGCGGAGATCGAACTCGACCTGCGGCCCGACCTGACCCAGCACCACGGCGCCGCGCACGGGGCGGTGGTCGGTTACCTGGCCGACACGGTGAGTGCCTGGGCCGCCTCCACCCTCGCCGGGGACGTGGTGACCTCCGAGTACAAGCTGAACCTGCTCGCCCCCGCGAGGGGTGAGGTGCTGTGGGCCCGCGGGGAGGTGCTGCGGGCGGGGCGCCGCCAGGTGGTCGTCCGCGCCGAGGTGTACGCCCGCAGCGGGGGAGAGGACACCCTCGTTGCGGCGGCCCTGGCGAGCATCACACCCGTGGGCGGGCGGCCGTCCAGGGAGACCGGGACATGA
- a CDS encoding acyl-CoA dehydrogenase family protein, with product MTLFDTSPRTTDLRARLAAFMDEYIYPNEAEFHRQVNEGNRWEHVQLIEDLKPRAREQGLWNLFLPPASDPNGKFGPGLTNLEYAPLCEVMGRVWWAPEVFNCNAPDTGNMEVLARYGTPEQQEQWLIPLLNGEIRSAFSMTEPEVASSDATNIQASIARDGDEYVINARKWWTSGAGDPRCAVSIFMGKTDPQAERHLQQSMILVPMNAPGVTIERMLTVFGYDDAPHGHAEMTFENVRVPAGSILLGEGRGFEIAQGRLGPGRIHHCMRLIGQAERALELMIERAASRVAFGKPLAAHQHVREAIAHSRMEIDQARLLTLQAAHMMDTVGNKAARGQIAAIKVVAPNVALRVIDRAIQVFGGAGVSQDTPLANMYAQARTLRLADGPDIVHTETVAKEELRRQGVDLGRR from the coding sequence ATGACCCTATTCGACACGTCCCCCCGCACCACCGATCTGCGCGCCCGCCTGGCCGCCTTTATGGACGAGTACATCTACCCCAACGAGGCCGAGTTCCACCGCCAGGTGAACGAGGGCAACCGCTGGGAGCATGTGCAGCTCATCGAGGACCTCAAGCCCAGGGCGCGCGAGCAGGGGCTGTGGAACCTCTTCCTGCCGCCCGCCAGCGATCCGAATGGCAAGTTCGGGCCGGGCCTGACCAACCTGGAGTACGCCCCGCTGTGCGAGGTCATGGGCCGGGTGTGGTGGGCGCCTGAGGTCTTCAACTGCAACGCGCCCGACACGGGCAATATGGAGGTGCTCGCCCGCTACGGCACCCCCGAGCAGCAGGAACAGTGGCTCATTCCCCTCCTCAACGGCGAGATCCGCTCCGCCTTCTCCATGACCGAGCCGGAGGTGGCGAGCAGCGACGCCACGAATATCCAGGCGAGCATTGCGCGCGACGGCGACGAGTACGTCATCAACGCCCGCAAGTGGTGGACGAGCGGGGCGGGCGATCCCCGCTGCGCGGTCAGCATCTTCATGGGCAAGACGGACCCGCAGGCGGAGCGGCACCTCCAGCAGTCCATGATCCTGGTCCCCATGAACGCGCCGGGCGTGACCATCGAGCGGATGCTCACGGTCTTCGGTTACGACGACGCCCCGCACGGCCACGCCGAAATGACCTTCGAGAACGTGCGGGTGCCCGCCGGGAGCATCCTGCTCGGCGAGGGCCGGGGCTTCGAGATCGCTCAGGGAAGGTTGGGGCCGGGCCGCATCCACCACTGCATGCGCCTGATCGGGCAGGCGGAGCGGGCGCTGGAGCTGATGATTGAGCGGGCTGCCAGCCGGGTCGCCTTCGGCAAACCGCTCGCCGCGCATCAGCACGTGCGGGAGGCCATCGCGCACAGCCGCATGGAGATCGACCAGGCCCGGCTGCTGACCCTCCAGGCCGCGCACATGATGGACACGGTGGGCAACAAGGCGGCACGCGGGCAGATCGCGGCGATCAAGGTGGTGGCCCCGAACGTCGCCCTGCGGGTGATTGACCGCGCCATCCAGGTGTTCGGCGGCGCGGGGGTCAGCCAGGACACGCCGCTCGCCAACATGTACGCGCAGGCCCGCACCCTGCGCCTCGCCGACGGCCCCGACATCGTCCACACCGAGACGGTGGCGAAGGAGGAGTTGCGGCGGCAGGGGGTGGACCTCGGGCGGCGGTGA
- a CDS encoding AbrB/MazE/SpoVT family DNA-binding domain-containing protein, with amino-acid sequence MATKLTEEEVYYATVTSKGQITLPKDLREALHLKAGSQVKFVKRGEDVTVTPAARRRRSLREALGTLTLPDGMTVDEYISDMRHDPGDREILQSGPGVRKITYVEDLLWERGEE; translated from the coding sequence ATGGCGACGAAGCTGACGGAGGAAGAGGTCTACTACGCCACTGTAACGAGCAAGGGCCAGATCACCCTGCCCAAGGATTTGCGCGAGGCTCTGCACCTGAAGGCCGGGAGCCAGGTGAAGTTCGTGAAGAGGGGGGAGGACGTGACCGTTACGCCCGCAGCGCGTCGTCGCCGCAGCCTGCGCGAGGCGCTGGGGACGCTCACTCTGCCGGACGGCATGACCGTGGACGAGTACATCAGCGACATGCGGCATGACCCGGGCGACCGGGAGATTCTGCAAAGTGGACCGGGCGTCAGGAAAATCACCTACGTTGAGGACCTGTTGTGGGAGCGCGGGGAAGAGTGA
- a CDS encoding type II toxin-antitoxin system VapC family toxin, whose product MSLPPLLCLDTNVLLTVLVGEPKAEAVLDFLSGARGLLVCGPVAAELTPSQPDAEGWLREYGIEVDWVLGRAVWKRVGEAHAEYVTRRRASGGGLSRRILTDYLIGAHAEVGGLPLFTLNPADYTSFPKLEVLTFK is encoded by the coding sequence GTGAGCCTGCCGCCGCTCCTTTGCCTCGACACCAATGTGCTCCTGACGGTACTCGTTGGGGAGCCGAAAGCTGAGGCTGTTCTGGACTTCCTGAGCGGGGCTCGTGGACTCCTGGTGTGTGGACCCGTCGCAGCGGAGCTGACGCCTTCCCAACCCGACGCGGAGGGCTGGTTACGCGAGTACGGCATTGAGGTGGACTGGGTCCTTGGCCGCGCCGTCTGGAAGCGAGTTGGAGAGGCACACGCGGAATACGTCACCCGCCGCCGCGCTTCCGGCGGTGGGCTTTCCCGCCGCATCCTGACCGACTACCTCATAGGCGCCCACGCGGAGGTCGGCGGCCTGCCCCTCTTCACCCTGAACCCGGCGGATTACACCTCTTTTCCCAAGTTGGAAGTGCTGACGTTCAAGTAA
- a CDS encoding SDR family NAD(P)-dependent oxidoreductase — protein MEFQNKIIVVTGAASGIGLALATRFAREGGAVIASDRNAGVGEQKAAEIGARFFAADVSREEGVSALIADVLGQEGRIDLFCSNAGIAIGAGPETPDKDWDLIHRINVMSHVWAARHLLPHYLERGEGYFLNTASAAGLLTELHSAPYAVTKHGALAFAEWLAITYADRGIKVSCLCPEGVWTPMIQNAPILQQTAITTDELVEKTLEVLRRDGFLITTHPTTLQAFQNKANDYDGWIGKMRRLREKAMALLAGGQAFGGDAPRTEGHP, from the coding sequence ATGGAATTCCAGAACAAAATCATCGTCGTCACCGGCGCCGCTTCCGGCATCGGCCTCGCGCTCGCCACGCGCTTCGCCCGGGAGGGTGGGGCCGTGATCGCCTCCGACCGCAACGCGGGGGTGGGGGAGCAGAAGGCTGCCGAGATCGGGGCGCGGTTCTTCGCGGCGGATGTCTCGCGGGAGGAGGGTGTTTCTGCCCTGATCGCGGACGTGCTGGGGCAGGAGGGCCGCATCGACCTCTTCTGCTCGAATGCCGGAATCGCCATCGGCGCGGGGCCGGAGACGCCCGATAAGGACTGGGACCTCATCCACCGGATCAACGTGATGAGCCACGTCTGGGCCGCCCGGCACCTCCTCCCACATTACCTGGAACGCGGCGAGGGATACTTCCTGAACACAGCCTCGGCGGCGGGGCTGCTGACAGAATTGCATTCCGCCCCCTACGCCGTCACGAAGCACGGGGCGCTCGCCTTCGCCGAATGGCTGGCGATCACCTACGCGGACCGGGGCATCAAGGTCAGTTGCCTCTGCCCCGAGGGCGTCTGGACGCCCATGATCCAGAACGCGCCCATCCTCCAGCAGACGGCGATCACGACCGATGAACTCGTGGAAAAGACGCTCGAGGTGCTGCGGCGCGACGGTTTTCTCATCACCACGCACCCCACCACCCTCCAGGCCTTCCAGAACAAGGCGAACGACTACGACGGCTGGATCGGCAAGATGCGGCGGCTGCGTGAAAAGGCGATGGCACTTCTGGCGGGCGGGCAGGCGTTCGGGGGGGACGCGCCGCGCACGGAGGGCCACCCGTGA
- a CDS encoding phosphotransferase family protein: MTRPDTAPVRPGEELPLDALREALRGKVEGDVDRLAVEQFPGGFSNLTYLVRLGDQEYVLRRAPLGPVAAKAHDMPREYRLLERVHPVLPVAPRPVLLVEDADVIGAPFYLMERRRGTVVRTKLPPEYAALPDAPRQLSEALVDTLADLHAVDIDAAGLRDLGKPEGFNTRQVEGWASRWRRARTDDLPPPEELHDEDVIAWLLAHTPAESAHTLVHNDFKLDNLMLDPGDPSRVVALLDWEMTTVGDPLVDLGLTLTYWTMPEQPGREANHVGANAPGYLSRGEFLARYAQRSGRDVGGVAWYEVLGHFKLAVIVIQIYARYRAGQTSDPRFAPLGGQAQWLIGEAWRRIGEVEGGGTGEPEVAPQIG; this comes from the coding sequence GTGACCCGTCCAGACACCGCCCCCGTCCGCCCGGGCGAGGAACTGCCGCTGGACGCCCTGCGGGAGGCGCTGCGCGGCAAGGTGGAGGGCGACGTGGACCGCCTGGCCGTCGAGCAGTTTCCGGGCGGCTTCTCCAACCTGACCTACCTCGTGCGGCTGGGAGATCAGGAGTACGTCCTGCGGCGCGCGCCCCTCGGCCCGGTGGCGGCGAAGGCGCACGACATGCCGCGCGAATACCGGCTGCTGGAGCGGGTGCATCCGGTGCTGCCCGTCGCGCCCCGGCCCGTGCTGCTCGTGGAGGACGCGGACGTGATCGGCGCCCCCTTTTACCTGATGGAGCGGCGGCGGGGCACGGTCGTGCGGACGAAACTCCCGCCCGAGTACGCGGCTCTTCCCGATGCTCCCCGGCAACTGTCGGAGGCGCTGGTGGACACGCTGGCGGACCTGCACGCGGTCGATATCGACGCGGCGGGATTACGTGACCTGGGCAAGCCCGAGGGCTTCAACACCCGGCAGGTCGAGGGCTGGGCCTCCCGCTGGCGCCGCGCCCGCACGGACGACCTGCCCCCGCCCGAGGAACTTCACGACGAGGACGTGATCGCCTGGCTGCTGGCGCACACGCCCGCCGAGTCCGCGCACACCCTCGTCCACAACGACTTCAAGCTCGACAACCTGATGCTCGACCCGGGGGACCCCTCCCGCGTGGTGGCCCTGCTCGACTGGGAGATGACCACGGTGGGCGACCCGCTGGTGGACCTGGGGCTGACCCTGACGTACTGGACGATGCCCGAGCAGCCGGGCCGGGAGGCGAACCACGTGGGGGCGAACGCGCCGGGTTACCTCAGCCGGGGGGAATTCCTGGCGCGGTATGCCCAACGTTCCGGGCGCGACGTGGGGGGCGTGGCGTGGTACGAGGTGCTGGGTCACTTCAAGCTCGCCGTGATCGTCATTCAGATTTACGCCCGCTACCGCGCCGGGCAGACGAGCGACCCCCGCTTCGCGCCGCTGGGGGGGCAGGCGCAGTGGCTGATCGGCGAGGCGTGGCGCCGGATCGGGGAGGTGGAGGGCGGGGGAACGGGGGAGCCGGAGGTTGCCCCCCAAATAGGGTGA
- a CDS encoding type II toxin-antitoxin system VapC family toxin, with translation MKARYLLDTHTFAWAVGAPELLSEHVRALLRDPGNTVLISAASIWEMSIKHHLGKWPEVAPFLDEAHYRQLTTRLRAGELPIGHAHARLAGQWNVTHRDPFDRVLAAQATFEGVPILSKDPLLDLFPTVRVW, from the coding sequence GTGAAGGCCCGCTACCTCCTCGACACCCACACGTTCGCCTGGGCGGTGGGCGCCCCGGAACTGCTCAGTGAGCACGTCCGTGCCCTCCTGCGCGATCCGGGGAACACCGTCCTGATCAGCGCCGCGAGCATCTGGGAGATGAGCATCAAGCATCACCTGGGCAAGTGGCCCGAGGTCGCGCCGTTTCTGGACGAGGCCCACTACCGCCAGTTAACCACGCGGCTCCGCGCGGGGGAATTGCCCATCGGGCACGCCCATGCCCGCCTGGCCGGCCAGTGGAACGTGACGCACCGGGACCCCTTTGACCGTGTTCTGGCGGCCCAGGCCACGTTCGAGGGCGTGCCGATCCTGAGCAAGGACCCCCTGCTGGACCTGTTCCCCACCGTAAGGGTCTGGTAG
- a CDS encoding type II toxin-antitoxin system Phd/YefM family antitoxin: MKTLNVHEAKTHLSSLLDDVEQGEEILIARYGKPVAKLVPLGLPEERPLGFYLIAFQHDLAAPSEDDLLRDFEGDAGL, from the coding sequence GTGAAGACCCTCAACGTTCACGAGGCCAAAACCCACCTCTCCAGCCTTCTGGACGATGTCGAGCAGGGTGAGGAGATCCTCATCGCCCGCTACGGCAAGCCCGTCGCCAAGCTCGTCCCGCTTGGATTGCCGGAGGAGCGCCCGCTCGGCTTCTACCTCATCGCCTTCCAGCATGACCTCGCCGCCCCCTCGGAGGACGACCTCCTGCGCGACTTCGAGGGGGACGCCGGCCTGTGA
- a CDS encoding glycoside hydrolase family 2 protein — translation MTEPLHPRPQLTRASWTDLCGTWQFAYDDENRGVKERWFSRKEPFGREITVPFPPESAASGIDDPAYHPVVWYRRTFTVTPEDRAGRLLLHFGAVDYRAQVWVNGQLVARHEGGHAPFTADLTSVLTEDEEQVVTVRAEDDPRDLAQPRGKQGWKPGPHAIWYHRTTGIWQPVWLERVPGTYIRSLRLTPDLDRSALHVQVTLNEAPRGELRLRVRLFLRGERLASDLYELNGAELSRDIALDQGRLVRDHREILWSPRHPNLVDVEVTLLRGEEVLDDVRSYTGLRSALIRDGHFLLNHSPFYPKLVLAQNYWPESHLAAPSEEAIRREVELVKELGFNGVRIHQKVEDPRFLYWCDRLGLLVWGEAANAYTFTPESQERLTREWLEVLRRDHNHPCIVTWVPLNESWGVPNLERDPAQRDFVRAMYHLTKALDPSRPAIGNDGWQLVAGDILGIHDYTPEGKTLLERYGTREAVERTLTSVQPGHYPLLPASRVRAGEPVMLTEFGGISFAPSQGERWWGYGTVQDEEAFLTKYAELVGAVLDCEGIAGFCYTQLTDTEQESNGLLHADRRPKMNPARLRAINGGYPRSMPAEFLIETHLAAESRDDEVRR, via the coding sequence ATGACCGAACCCCTGCACCCCCGCCCGCAGCTCACCCGCGCGTCCTGGACCGACCTGTGCGGCACCTGGCAGTTCGCGTACGACGACGAGAACCGCGGCGTGAAGGAACGCTGGTTCTCCCGCAAAGAGCCCTTTGGCCGCGAGATCACCGTGCCCTTTCCGCCCGAGTCGGCGGCGAGTGGGATTGACGACCCCGCCTATCACCCCGTTGTCTGGTATCGCCGCACCTTCACGGTCACGCCGGAGGACCGCGCCGGAAGGTTGTTGCTGCATTTCGGGGCGGTGGACTACCGCGCGCAGGTCTGGGTGAATGGGCAACTCGTCGCGCGGCACGAGGGCGGGCACGCTCCCTTCACCGCCGACCTCACGTCGGTCCTGACGGAGGATGAGGAGCAGGTCGTCACCGTCCGCGCCGAGGACGACCCCCGCGACCTCGCCCAGCCGCGCGGCAAGCAGGGCTGGAAGCCCGGGCCGCACGCGATCTGGTACCACCGCACGACGGGCATCTGGCAGCCGGTGTGGCTGGAGCGGGTGCCGGGGACGTACATCCGGTCGCTGCGGCTGACCCCCGACCTCGACCGCTCGGCGCTGCACGTGCAGGTCACGCTCAACGAGGCGCCGCGGGGGGAGTTGCGGCTGCGGGTCCGCCTCTTCCTGCGGGGCGAGCGGCTGGCCTCGGACCTCTACGAGTTGAACGGGGCGGAGCTGAGCCGGGACATCGCCCTCGACCAGGGGCGGCTGGTGCGCGACCACCGGGAAATTCTCTGGTCGCCGCGCCATCCCAACCTGGTGGACGTGGAGGTCACCCTCCTGCGCGGCGAGGAGGTCCTGGACGACGTGCGCTCGTACACCGGGCTGCGCAGCGCCCTGATCCGCGACGGCCACTTCCTGCTCAACCACTCGCCCTTCTACCCCAAACTTGTGCTCGCGCAGAACTACTGGCCGGAAAGCCACCTCGCCGCGCCTTCTGAGGAGGCCATCCGGCGCGAGGTCGAACTCGTCAAGGAACTCGGCTTCAACGGGGTCCGCATCCACCAGAAGGTCGAGGACCCCCGCTTCCTGTACTGGTGCGACCGGCTCGGCCTGCTCGTCTGGGGCGAGGCGGCCAATGCCTACACCTTCACGCCGGAATCTCAGGAACGCCTGACGCGCGAGTGGCTGGAGGTGCTGCGCCGCGACCACAACCACCCCTGTATCGTGACCTGGGTGCCGCTCAACGAGTCGTGGGGCGTGCCCAACCTGGAGCGCGACCCCGCGCAGCGCGACTTTGTGCGGGCCATGTACCATCTCACGAAAGCCCTAGACCCCTCGCGGCCCGCCATCGGCAACGACGGCTGGCAGCTTGTGGCGGGGGACATCCTGGGCATCCACGACTACACGCCGGAGGGCAAGACCTTGCTGGAACGCTACGGCACCCGCGAGGCGGTCGAGCGCACCCTCACCTCGGTCCAGCCCGGCCACTACCCGCTGCTGCCCGCGTCCCGGGTGCGGGCCGGGGAGCCCGTCATGCTCACCGAGTTCGGCGGCATCAGCTTCGCGCCCTCGCAGGGCGAACGCTGGTGGGGGTACGGCACCGTTCAGGACGAGGAGGCCTTCCTGACCAAGTACGCCGAACTGGTGGGCGCCGTGCTGGACTGCGAGGGCATCGCGGGATTCTGCTACACCCAGCTCACCGACACCGAGCAGGAGAGCAACGGCCTGCTGCACGCCGACCGCCGCCCCAAGATGAACCCCGCCCGGCTGCGGGCCATCAACGGTGGCTACCCCCGCTCCATGCCCGCCGAGTTCCTGATCGAGACGCACCTCGCCGCCGAGAGCCGTGACGACGAGGTGAGGCGGTAG